The Neovison vison isolate M4711 chromosome 5, ASM_NN_V1, whole genome shotgun sequence genome includes a region encoding these proteins:
- the FTSJ3 gene encoding pre-rRNA 2'-O-ribose RNA methyltransferase FTSJ3 — protein MGKKGKVGKSRRDKFYHLAKETGYRSRSAFKLIQLNRRFQFLQKARALLDLCAAPGGWLQVAAKFMPVSSLIVGVDLVPIKPLPNVVTLQEDITTERCRQALRKELKTWKVDVVLNDGAPNVGASWVHDAYSQAHLTLMALRLACDFLARGGCFITKVFRSRDYQPLLWIFQQLFRRVQATKPQASRHESAEIFVVCQGFLAPDKVDSKFFDPKFAFKEVEVQAKTVTELVTKKKPKAEGYAEGDLTLYHRSSVTDFLRAANPVDFLSKASEISLDDEELAQHPATTEDIQACCQDIKVLGRKELRSLLNWRTKLRRYMAKKLKEQAKALDISLSSGEEEEEEGEEASQAGTGQQLSKEDEEEEQLNRTLAEMKAQEVADLKRKKKKLLREQRKQRERVELKMDLPGVSIADEGETGMFSLRTIRSHQLLEAVTQGAMSAADTLLSDLPRDDIYVSDVEDDDDDASLESDLDPEELAGVGGSQHLKDQKRVRFGEVEDDQKEEEEEENPLLIPLEEKAVAQEEQASLWFSKDGFSGIEDDADAALEIRQAQLLSESRRRARRQEPPPPPSLKTEKKPPQHQDEDPKGPEALAAAKTAPGPGEEGDGSSDSDSDSSSDEGSWEPKRGKKRSCRPKSDDDGFEIVPIEDPAKHQVLDPEGLALGALIASSKKAKRDLIDDSFSRYAFNEEEGELPEWFVQEEKQHRLRQLPVDKKEVEHYRRRWREINARPIKKVAEAKARKKRRMLKKLEQTKKKAEAVVNTVDISEREKVAQLRSLYKKAGLGKEKRQVTYVVAKRGVGRKVRRPAGVRGHFKVVDSRMKKDQRAQQRKEQKKKHRRK, from the exons ATGGGCAAGAAGGGCAAGGTCGGGAAGAGCCGGCGGGACAAGTTCTATCACCTGGCGAAGGAGACCG GTTACCGCTCCCGTTCCGCTTTCAAGCTGATCCAGTTGAATCGCCGCTTTCAGTTCCTGCAGAAAGCTCGAGCCTTGCTGGACCTGTGTGCTGCGCCAGGGGGATG GTTGCAGGTGGCTGCTAAGTTTATGCCTGTATCCAGCCTTATTGTAG GAGTGGATCTGGTTCCAATCAAGCCTCTTCCCAATGTGGTGACACTCCAGGAGGACATCACGACAGAACGCTGTAGGCAG GCCCTGAGAAAGGAACTGAAGACCTGGAAAGTTGATGTTGTGCTCAATGATGGGGCCCCCAACGTTGGGGCTAGCTGGGTCCATGATGCTTACTCACAAG CCCATTTGACACTGATGGCTCTGCGTTTGGCTTGTGATTTTCTGGCCCGTGGAGGCTGCTTCATCACAAAGGTTTTTCGTTCCCGTGACTATCAGCCTCTACTGTGGATCTTTCAGCAACTTTTCCGCCGTGTCCAGGCCACTAAGCCCCAAGCCTCTCGACACGAATCTGCAGAGATCTTTGTTGTTTGCCAAG GATTCCTGGCTCCTGACAAGGTTGACAGTAAATTCTTTGACCCCAAGTTTGCCTTCAAGGAGGTCGAAGTTCAGGCCAAGACTGTTACTGAGCTGGTGACTAAGAAGAAGCCAAAG GCTGAGGGTTACGCTGAGGGCGATCTCACACTCTACCACCGTTCTTCAGTCACTGACTTCCTCCGAGCTGCCAACCCTGTTGACTTCCTCTCCAAAGCCAGCGAA ATCTCACTGGATGATGAAGAGTTGGCCCAGCATCCAGCTACCACTGAGGACATCCAGGCGTGCTGTCAGGATATCAAAGTGCTGGGGCGCAAGGAGCTCAG GTCCCTCCTGAACTGGAGAACAAAGCTCCGGCGATACATGGCTAAGAAGCTCAAGGAGCAAGCGAAGGCCCTGGACATCAG CCTCAGTtcgggagaggaagaggaggaggagggtgaggaggcGTCTCAGGCTGGAACTGGGCAGCAGCTCTCTAAGGAGGACGAAGAGGAGGAACAATTAAACCGGACCCTGGCGGAGATGAAGGCGCAGGAGGTGGCAGACTTAAAGAG gaagaagaagaagctgctGCGTGAGCAGAGGAAACAGCGGGAGCGTGTGGAGCTGAAGATGGATCTTCCGGGGGTTTCTATTGCGGATGAGGGGGAGACTGGCATGTTCTCCCTGCGCACCATCCGGAGTCACCAG CTGTTGGAGGCTGTCACCCAAGGGGCTATGAGCGCTGCAGACACGCTTCTGTCCGATCTGCCAAGAGATGACATCTACGTGTCCGATGTTGAGGACGACGACGACGACGCATCTCTGGAGAGTGACCTGGATCCAGAGGAGCTGGCCGGAGTTGGAGGATCTCAGCATCTGAAGGACCAGAAGCG TGTACGATTTGGTGAAGTAGAAGATGatcaaaaagaagaggaggaagaagagaatccACTGCTGATACCGCTGGAGGAAAAGGCGGTAGCGCAGGAAGAACAAGCCAGTCTGTGGTTCTCTAAG GATGGCTTCAGTGGGATCGAGGATGATGCTGACGCGGCGCTGGAGATCCGGCAGGCCCAGCTGCTGTCTGAGAGCCGTCGGAGGGCACGGCGGCAGGagcccccaccacctcccagtCTGAAGACCGAGAAGAAACCTCCCCAGCACCAGGACGAAGACCCCAAGGGGCCAGAGGCTCTAGCAGCAGCCAAGACGGCCCCTGGGCCCGGCGAGGAAGGGGATGGCAGCTCGGACAGCGACAGCGACAGCAGCAGTGATGAAGGCAG TTGGGAACCCAAGCGCGGGAAGAAGCGAAGCTGCAGGCCTAAGTCCGATGACGACGGGTTTGAGATTGTGCCTATCGAGGACCCAG CGAAACATCAGGTACTAGACCCTGAAGGCCTGGCCCTAGGTGCTCTCATTGCCTCTTCCAAAAAGGCTAAGCGGGATCTCATAGATGATTCCTTCAGCAG GTACGCATTTAatgaggaggagggggagctTCCTGAGTGGTTTGTGCAGGAGGAAAAGCAGCACAGGCTCCGGCAGCTGCCTGTTGACAAGAAGGAGGTAGAACACTACCGCAGACGCTGGCGGGAGATCAACGCGCGGCCCATCAAGAAAGTAGCTGAGGCGAAGGCCAGAAAGAAACGGAGG ATGCTTAAGAAGCTGGAGCAAAccaagaagaaggcagaggctgtggTGAACACCGTGGACATCTCAGAACGCGAGAAAGTAGCTCAGCTTCGGAG TCTCTACAAGAAGGCCGGGCTCGGCAAGGAGAAACGCCAAGTCACCTATGTGGTAGCCAAAAGAGGCGTGGGCCGCAAAGTGCGCCGGCCAGCTGGGGTCCGAGGCCACTTCAAGGTGGTGGACTCAAGGATGAAGAAGGACCAAagagcacagcaaaggaaagagcagaagaaaaaacACAGACGGAAGTGA
- the DDX42 gene encoding ATP-dependent RNA helicase DDX42 isoform X2 translates to MAENPTAGVVQEEEEDNLEYDSDGNPIAPSKKIIDPLPPIDHSEIDYPPFEKNFYNEHEEITNLTPQQLIDLRHKLNLRVSGAAPPRPGSSFAHFGFDEQLMHQIRKSEYTQPTPIQCQGVPVALSGRDMIGIAKTGSGKTAAFIWPMLIHIMDQKELEPGDGPIAVIVCPTRELCQQIHAECKRFGKAYNLRSVAVYGGGSMWEQAKALQEGAEIVVCTPGRLIDHVKKKATNLQRVSYLVFDEADRMFDMGFEYQVRSIASHVRPDRQTLLFSATFRKKIEKLARDILIDPIRVVQGDIGEANEDVTQIVEILHSGPSKWNWLTRRLVEFTSSGSVLLFVTKKANAEELANNLKQEGHNLGLLHGDMDQSERNKVISDFKKKDIPVLVATDVAARGLDIPSIKTVINYDVARDIDTHTHRIGRTGRAGEKGVAYTLLTPKDSNFAGDLVRNLEGANQHVSKELLDLAMQNAWFRKSRFKGGKGKKLNIGGGGLGYRERPGLGSENTDRGNNNNVMSNYEAYKPSTGAMGDRLTAMKAAFQSQYKSHFVAASLSNQKAGSSAAGASGWTSAGSLNSVPTNSAQQGHNSPESPIASATKGIPGFGNTGNLSSAPVTYPSPGAQGVNSTASGNNSREGPGGGNGKRERYTENRGGSRHGHGESGNRHGDSPRHGDGGRHGDGYRYPESSSSSSSSSSSSRHADGHRHGENRHGGGGGRHGESRGAGESRGAGESRGANDGRNGESRKEACNRESKVDPKVDSKMDKVDSKTDKTADGFAVPEPPKRKKSRWDS, encoded by the exons ATTGACTATCcaccatttgaaaaaaatttttacaacGAGCATGAAGAGATAACCAACCTCACCCCTCAGCAGCTAATAGATCTCCGTCATAAGCTCAATCTTCGG GTCTCTGGTGCTGCACCTCCTAGACCGGGAAGTAGTTTTGCTCATTTTGGGTTTGATGAACAACTTATGCACCAGATTCGGAAATCTGAGTACACACAGCCCACTCCAATACAGTGCCAG gGTGTGCCTGTGGCATTAAGTGGTAGAGACATGATTGGTATTGCCAAAACAGGCAGTGGGAAAACTGCAGCTTTTATCTGGCCCATGTTGATTCATATAATGGACCAGAAGGAATTGGAACCAGGAGATGGACCAATCGCAGTGATCGTGTGTCCTACTAGGGAGCTCTGCCAGCAG ATCCATGCAGAATGTAAGCGGTTTGGGAAAGCGTATAATCTTCGATCGGTTGCCGTATATGGAGGAGGAAGCATGTGGGAGCAGGCCAAGgcccttcaggaaggggcagAGATTGTTGTGTGTACCCCA GGACGACTAATTGATCATGTGAAGAAGAAAGCTACCAATCTTCAAAGAGTCTCTTACCTTGTGTTTGATGAAGCAGATCGCATGTTTGACATGGGATTTG AGTACCAGGTGCGATCCATAGCAAGTCATGTCCGTCCTGACAGACAGA CTCTCTTATTCAGTGCAACTTTTCGGAAAAAGATTGAAAAACTGGCCAGAGACATCCTGATCGACCCTATTCGTGTGGTGCAGGGAGACATTGGAGAG gcAAATGAAGATGTGACACAGATTGTGGAAATTCTCCATTCTGGGCCTAGTAAATGGAACTGGCTTACCCGGCGTCTGGTAGAATTTACCTCTTCAGGAAGTGTTCTCCTGTTCGTTACTAAAAAAGCCAATGCCGAGGAGCTAGCCAATAACCTTAAGCAGGAGGGTCATAATCTTGGGCTGCTTCATGGGGACATGGATCAGAGTGAAAGAAACAAGGTCATTTCAGACTTTAAGAAAAAGGACATCCCAGTCCTGGTGGCCACAGATGTTGCAG ctcgTGGTCTGGACATTCCTTCAATTAAGACTGTCATTAACTATGACGTGGCACGAGACATTGATACTCATACTCACAGGATTGGCCGCACAGGACGAGCAGGTGAGAAAGGTGTGGCCTATACCTTGCTGACTCCCAAGGACAGTAATTTTGCTGGTGACCTCGTCCGGAACTTGGAAGGAGCCAATCAGCATGTTTCCAAGGAACTCCTCGATCTGGCGATGCAG AATGCCTGGTTTCGGAAATCCCgctttaaaggaggaaaaggcAAAAAGCTGAACATTGGTGGAGGCGGCCTTGGCTACAGGGAGCGGCCTGGCCTAGGCTCAGAGAACACG gaccgAGGCAACAACAATAACGTGATGAGCAATTACgaggcctacaagccctccacaGGAGCCATGGGAGATCGGCTGACGGCAATGAAAGCGGCTTTCCAG TCACAGTACAAGAGTCACTTTGTTGCTGCCAGCTTAAGCAACCAGAAGGCGGGAAGCTCTGCTGCTGGGGCAAGTGGATGGACTAGTGCAGGGAGCTTGAATTCTGTTCCAACTAATTCAGCCCAACAGGGCCATAACAGTCCAGAAAGCCCCATTGCCAGTGCCACCAAGGGTATCCCAGGCTTTGGCAATACTGGGAACCTCAGCAGCGCTCCAGTGACCTACCCTTCTCCTGGAGCACAGGGAGTCAACAGTACAGCTTCAGGGAATAACAGCCGAGAAGGGCCTGGGGGAGGcaatgggaagagagagagatacacggAGAACCGGGGTGGCAGCCGTCATGGTCATGGAGAGAGTGGCAATCGGCATGGTGACAGTCCACGTCATGGAGATGGTGGTCGCCATGGAGACGGATACCGCTACccagaaagcagcagcagcagcagcagcagcagcagcagcagccgtcATGCTGATGGTCACCGTCACGGGGAGAACAGGCATGGAGGAGGTGGCGGTCGACACGGAGAGAGCCGAGGTGCAGGAGAGAGCCGAGGTGCAGGAGAGAGCCGAGGTGCAAACGATGGTCGGAATGGTGAAAGCAGGAAAGAGGCTTGTAATCGTGAGAGTAAGGTGGACCCCAAAGTGGACAGCAAGATGGACAAGGTGGACAGCAAGACAGATAAGACAGCCGATGGTTTTGCTGTccccgagccacccaagcgcaaGAAAAGCCGATGGGACAGttag